Within Plasmodium coatneyi strain Hackeri chromosome 14, complete sequence, the genomic segment CGCTTCATCCGTTTATATGTTCCTCACATCCCTTTAATTCCCCACCTTCCTCCGTCGTCAACATCACCTCGAACGTTGAGACCAACTTTAGCCGCAGCTTTAACGTTATGGCTTAACTCTTTCATTCCCACGATTGCCTCCATTTCCCTTCACGTCCTGCACAGTTCTCACGCCGACCGTGAGTCTGTTCCCCACATTTGTCATACTCACCTGCCGGAGTGTACTGCCCTCCTcaccgcttttttttttttttttttttttttttatttacccattttggctgttttgACCGCGTCGATTTTTTCGGCTACATGGCATAAACGTGTAACACAGGTGAAAATAAACGAAAGTTATTTCACCAATTCTTCTGGCACAATTTTGGCAAAAGCTACATTAAGCTTTTAACCTTATCATAATGTCCAATTCGTTTTCATGTTTGTGACTCAAACCATTGagcgttaattttttttaaaaaaaaaagtgtagcTTCGGTTGGGATATCCCCCCTACCGCCTGTATGTTTGCTCCAGTTTGAAGAGTCAACGAGTTGTTCATACTTCGCATACTTGTTCatttaaaagaataaaacagAGGAAAAGCAATTGTTCCATTTGGAGCGTATGCCCGATTGAAAATTTCCCCAATTTGTATGCGAGTATTCCTGTCCCTTTTGCACACCCCCCCTATGTCCTGTACCGTTACGTACATACACAAAGAATTGCAGCGAAGAGGCATGCAACACCTTCGTACGAAcaagcacacacacacaacgCATAGAATGACCAATCCCCCCCAAAATGAGCCACATAaagttttttaaatatttctcGGAAAAGAATAGGCAGAACAACAACGCCCCCCCGGAGAGCTCCTCCGGCATGTCATTTCACAAAAAGAGGTTTCGAAAAtatttaaactttttaatcACCAgaaataaggggaaaagcaaaaaaataattaccaataggaagaacaaccttgagaaggaagagcaaaaggaaggacaaaAGAATGGCTGCATCCCCCCAATTGAAAACAACAATACGCAAGAAAAATCCATccaaatggacaaaaatggaaaacatgCAAGTAGTGCAAATAGTGCGAATAGTGCAAACAGTGCCaacattttaaagaagaaaaatttgaatGACATTTTCTCGCCAAGCAAAAACTTCAAAATTAGTAAACACAGCAACTGCCTTGTGAACAAAGGACGGGCGCGCCATACTATAGAGTGGACGAAATTATTTAAACTAAATTACGATTATCACAACAAAAGAAGGGGGCATTTATTCAAGATCCCATTTTTAAAGAGAAATAAATgcgaaaatgaggaaatgGAAGACTTTATGCATATGAACACTACTGCAGGACTTGAATTTTCGACGGATGCCCAAATgaacaattataaaaatcAGGTAGACAAATATGCCAGTGCACATTCGCATGGAAATTggaatttttgcaaaatgtacTCCAAGGGggataattttaaaaattcgaaaaatatgtatggAGATAATGGGGACATGTTTTCCAATAACATGTACTTTTATGCAAAGATAAtgttggaggaggaagaagatcgGAGGGAGTTGCACAAGCAGAAGTCGGCCACTCAAGCTAAGAAGAACGAAGGTGGCAAATCGCCCAAGTTCAAGGGGTTCAAATCCAACTACTGGACCTTCAGGAGAAGCGCGAAGAACAGGCCCCGCGGGGAGGAAGAGACCCACCAAgggttagaaaaaaatgcacacatatgtgccGGTTTCCAGCGCGGCAGGACATCACCCATGTTGTGTGCAACTTTTTCGTTCGTGTGCCCTCATTTGGatttactttcttttttaccactGCAGGGACGACCTCGCCGCGAACCCCAACGGAGGCGCATGCAACAAGGACAACGTGGCAAACATGATAAACAACACCCCCATCAACAAGAAGGACAAGAGCAGCCAGGTCTTCAAGCTGAACGACGACTGTCTGTTCCTGCACGATGAGTACGAGAAGCAAAAGAAGTGGAGGTTCAGAAAAACCCTATCCCTAtcctatggaagaagaaaaaaatcactcAAGCCAGACAACTTCACCTTCTTAAAGGTAATCGGCAGGGGCTCATACGGAAAAGTGCTACTTGTAAGGCATACCCAAAATAACAAACTTTACGCCATGAAGATActcaggaaggaaaacataaTTTCACGAAATCAACTGGAACATACAAAAATCGAAAGGAATGTGTTAAAGTGTGTCTCTCATCCGTTTATTGTAAAATTGTACTACGCTTTCCAGACCTACAAGAAGTTGTATTTCATATTGGAATACTGTCCCGGaggggaattattttttcacctatCCAAAATGAAAGAGCTTCCCGAAGAAGCGGCCATCTTCTACATAGCGGAAATCATCCTAGCTTTGGAATACTTACACAAGCGAAACATAATTTATAGGGATGTGAAACCAGAAAATGTGTTACTCGA encodes:
- a CDS encoding Rac-beta serine/threonine protein kinase AGC/PKB; this encodes MSHIKFFKYFSEKNRQNNNAPPESSSGMSFHKKRFRKYLNFLITRNKGKSKKIITNRKNNLEKEEQKEGQKNGCIPPIENNNTQEKSIQMDKNGKHASSANSANSANSANILKKKNLNDIFSPSKNFKISKHSNCLVNKGRARHTIEWTKLFKLNYDYHNKRRGHLFKIPFLKRNKCENEEMEDFMHMNTTAGLEFSTDAQMNNYKNQVDKYASAHSHGNWNFCKMYSKGDNFKNSKNMYGDNGDMFSNNMYFYAKIMLEEEEDRRELHKQKSATQAKKNEGGKSPKFKGFKSNYWTFRRSAKNRPRGEEETHQGDDLAANPNGGACNKDNVANMINNTPINKKDKSSQVFKLNDDC